Genomic segment of Methanocorpusculum vombati:
CCTGCGAGGGCAGCTCCTGCGGCGCAGATTGCCGTCTCGTCAAGGTGGGAACCCATGGTGATAACAGCAACAGGGCTGTTAGCGTCACCGGTGTGGTAGTCACCCTGGATGATCGGCCATCCGCTTGCTGGTGATTTCTTATCTGCCATACTTCTTCACCTCAGAGCACCAGCACCGGTACAAGGATCATGATAAGGGCGATAACAAGACCGGCACCAAATCCGACAAGACCGGAGTCCATAATTGCAGACTCGACCTTGTGTGTACGGGCAAGAATCTGTCCTTTGTATCTGATGTCATCTACCATCTTATCGATGGCAGCCATTCTGATAATTGAACCTGCCATTTTTAGAACCATCCATAGAAGATAACACC
This window contains:
- a CDS encoding tetrahydromethanopterin S-methyltransferase subunit F, whose translation is MAGSIIRMAAIDKMVDDIRYKGQILARTHKVESAIMDSGLVGFGAGLVIALIMILVPVLVL